DNA sequence from the Pseudoalteromonas galatheae genome:
TCTAGGCCACCGAAGTCATAAACAGCTTGGTCAGAGTAACTTAATTTCTTCTCTACACCCCAGTCACTATTTAGTAGGTTAGCGAAGTTTTCGATCATAAAGTAAAGTTCACCTTTATGGTCTTTATAGAAACCTGGGATTTCTTGTTTAAAGCTAACATCCATGGTGGTAACCCAAGGCTGAGTTCCCGTATTGCGGTCTAGTAGTTGTCCACGCTCAGTAATGCCAGCACGATTAAGTAAGGCTTCTAGCTGGTTCCATGATAAATCTGACTGTTCCCAGTTTACATTGGCATCATCAGGACCAGACGGAATGTACGCTAGGTATGCTGATGTACGTGCGAAGTCACGAGTATCGCCAAAATCGTAGTCGTTGTATGAGCCCATAGTGTAGCTAAATGGACGGCCAGATCGACGTTCAAAGAACACATTAAACTTAGACGCATAACCGTCAAAGAATTCAGTAGTGTAGCGCAAGTTAATCTTGAAGCTATGTTCTACTTCGTAGTGACCACGACCTACTAAGTCAACATTACGGCTGTGCGTAGTTGCGTGTTTGTAGTTACCATCTGCTTGAGAAGCGCTACCAGGTGATACATCTTCAACATCTTGATTCGTGTAACTTGCAGAAACGTAAAGGCCGTTATCCCACTCTTTAGCAATTGCGGTGCTTAAAATAATAGAACGTGCGTCTTCATCTGCATTGGTCATCATAATGTCATAGTTATCTCTAAGCTCACCAGAGTACTTGTTGTCATAGATGATTCGACCAGTTGCAGAGCGCACGATATTACCGTTTTCATCAAGCTTTGGCGTGATAGAAGTGTTATGCCATACCGCTTCGTCTTGCTTGTTGTGGTAAGCAAGTTCAGCAGTCCACTTGAAGCCATCACCTAATAGTTCAGAATCAAAATCATATTCAAAACCAACCTGTGCACGAATGCTCGATGGTAGCTCGAAGTTAGGATCCGTATAAGCTGTGCTGCCAGCACCTTGTTGTAGAGAATCTTGAATTGGCTGTGGTACACGAGTGAAGTCAACTTGTTCAACACCAGCGAAATAATCGTTGATAGCGTCCTGGTTTGCGCTAACCTGCGTTAACCCGTCTTTTTGGAATGGGTTGTTAAACCAAACATTTGGGATACCGCCATGGAAACGACCAACACCACCATTAATGGTAAGTGATTCAGTTGCATAATACTTGAAGCCGATACGTGGTAAAATGATATCAGCACCATCCAAGTTTTCCTGGTTCGTATAACCATAAGTTTCTTGGAATGCGGTATTTAACGTTGGCTTATCGCTTGAAGATAAGCGTTCGTAACGAACACCCGCTGTCATTTCAAGATCATCAGTCACATAGAACTTATCTTCAATATAAAGCGCAAGTTGCTCACGCGTGGCATCATAAGCTAAGTCATTGACATCGTTAGTATAAGCATTGGTATAAGAGAATTTGTAGTCATCATACTTGTTTAGGAATAGCTTTTTGTTTTCAAAATCTTGTATGCTACCAAACGTCCAGCTACCTCTTGAGTCTTCACCGAACAAGTTGTAAAGACGCTTGCTCTCGTATTGACCACCAAAATTAATCTCATGGTCGCCCATTAAGTAAGTTGCATCAAGTGTAAACGCAAAAGTTTCAGTTTCAGATTCATTGACATGGCGGTATACATCGCGACCGAATTGGAAGCCTGCGCCACGGTCGCCATTCAAGTACACCTTAATGGTGCCTAAATCTGAGTTTGTTACGCTGTCATTAGTTACATTTTTGTAGGCAAGACCAATTTCTGTCGAGAAATCATCAGACCAATCTGAATACAATTTAGCGGCAAAATTATCGAACTTGGTTGTGTAGGTATAACGACTTGACGCCATTGATACTGTTTCGCCACCTGTTGCGAAGCCTCTTGCATCTTCTTCATCTTGCCATTGGTAAGTAAAGTCTGCACGGTGAAGATCTGAAATGTTCCAGCTAAGCTTAATTAACACGCTATCGCTGGTGTCTTCTGGATTACCACCAAATCCATCTTCGATACCATATACGCTGTTTAATGTAGTAATGAATTTATTGTAGTCATTTTCACTCACATCAAATTCATGCGCTGTACCCGAACCATCAAAACCGTAGTCCATGTCCATCTCTTGTTTCCAAGAGTTGTAGTTAACAAAGTAAAATAACTTGTCTTTGATAATCGCGCCACCGGTGCTAAAGCCCAAACGCTTTTCGGTAACGATAGGATCTGTGCTTGCCACCTCGAAAGTCTTATGACCATCTTGATCAAGAATATTTGAACCCGCACGGTGAATTACTTTACCGTCAGCATCTTTTACATCTTCTTTGTATTTAGCTTCAGAAATGTTATCAAGCTTACCTGCTAGACTTGGTGTGCTGGTTTCGTAGAAGCCAGTGAAAGTATATTCATTAGAGCCAGACTTAGTAACAGCATTGATTGTGCCACCACCAAAGTTACCTTTTTTAGCAGAAAAAGGTGAGGTATCAACTGAGATCTGTTCAATTGCATCAAGTGCTACAGGTGGTTGCGCCGTTGGGTAACCACCAAAGTTTAGACCAAAATCATCATTTTGACCGATACCGTCAACGGTTAAACCGTTGGTTCTTGGGTTATTACCCGCAATCGTTAGTTCGCCATTACCATTGATACTGGCTAGTGGGTTTAAGCGTGCAATATCTTTGATATCATTATTGAAGCTAGGCACGTTTTCAATGGTATCTGCACCAAATACACTGCTTGAGCCACCAGCTTGTTGCACTAGCTTATATCCAGTGACTTCGATTTTTTCTATTTGTTGTAATGGCTGAAGCTGGTTATTTAGGCGGTGAGTATCACCAAGCTCTAGATAAATATTGTCAAGTTGTGTATCTGAATACTTGTTGGAATCCAAGATTACGCGATAAGGACCACCTACACGGAGGCCTTTTGCGATAAACGTACCTGACTCGTTGGTTAGAAAAGTACTTGTTGTTCCAGTTGGTTCGTGAATAACTGTAACTTTAACGTTTGCAGCGGCTTCACCTGTTGGCGTTGTAATTTTACCACGCATTGCAGATGACGTGTCAGCAGCATAAGCACTCGCTGATACGCCAAGTGCAAGAGCTAGTGCGCCAGCTACTTTAGTTAAGCGAACGTTTTTCATTGTTTCATTTCCCGTGTAAGTAGATTATGAGAGTTAGATTTTTAGATGTGATTAAACGACACCTAATACTACAATTCTCTAACTATGTTGATTAATTTATAAAGCAAAACCATCTGCTGGTTTACGACGTAGTACGGCTAGCTTCTAAAGAAGGTAGCCGTGTCGTAAAAGTGATAAATTCAATCTGAACTTATCATTTAGAAGTTATATTTAACACCAAAACGGATTTCATATAACGATGGCTTAATTTCAAAGTCAGTGCCTGAAGGGTTATTGAACTTCTCAAACACATATTGACCATTGTCATTGATAGATGCTGTCACTGCGTTTTGCATTGACGTACCACGTTCTAATGTGCCCCAGTCATCGTTAAGTAGATTGCCAACATTCTTTATTACGAAGAATGCAGAACCTTTATGTCCATCAGCAAAGCCGCCAAACTCTTGTTCAACTTTTAAGTCGAAAGTAACAAACCATTCGCCGTCTTGAGAGTTTCGGTCTTGAATTTGACCTCGTGATAGACCTTCACGACCAATCCATGAGTCAAATGCAGCTTTATCAAACTCTTCACCATAGACTACACGCTGGTCGCCTTCAGAAGGTACGTATAGCAAATCGCGCTTTTCATCAGCATAACCGAACATACCTGTGTTATTAAACGTGTACGAGTAAGGGTTTGTCATACTTGCTTGACCGAATAGGCTAAAGCGAGTTTCTAAGCCATCAAATAGCTCAGTTTTATACGATAGAGACATTGTTGCACGATGTGGTACTTCGTAATCTGAAGTCGCGACTTCTGGGTTTTGCGGATCCGCAGTTGCTATTCTGTGATAGTTCGAAAACGCGACAGAGCTACCCATTGGATGCACATCTTTTGCAACTGTGTATGCGTAAGAAAGCGCTAAATCTATACCGTTATCAAATGATTTGTTCATGCCGAAAGATAGAACATGACTATAACCATCATCACCCGACACATTGGTTAGCATTAAGTCTGATTCGCGAGAATGAAGTTTATCATTGTAAATTGGGCGGCCATCGGGTGCAGTTTCATCAGATGCTAATGTGATATTCTTGATAACCGCTGAATCTTGTTTATCTGTGTATAAGTAGTCAACACTGAATACATAATCAGATTCAGTAACATAAGTTGCACCCAGTGAAAGCTTCCATTCAGAAGGAATTTCAAAATCAGGGTCAGTTACGTTAGTGCTATCGTCAGCTCCACCCGCAGAGACAGTATCGTATAATTCCTTAGGAATATCGAAACCAGCTTTACCGTCGCCAACGAACGCAACTGCATTTGGGCCTAGCAACTGAAGGTTTTTCTTGTCTGTTTGGATGTTACGAATACCATCGTTTGAGTAGCTGTTTGAGATCCATACATTTGGGTTACCACCAGAGTAAAGGCCTATACCGCCACGCAATTCTAGCTGGTCATTGTAAGTCCAATTAACACCTAAACGCGGTTGTAATAGGTCAACGCCATCCAGATTCTGTTGGTTTGAAAAGCCAAAACGCTGTTCAAAATTAGGATTATATGCTGGCACGTCATCGCTTGTATACCAGTCGTAACGAACGCCTGCCGTGATGGTCATATCGTAATCGATAAAGTCGAACTTATCTTGGAAGTACAACGTATTTAGTGCGTACTTAAATTCACCAGCTGCATCTTCAGGGTTATGTGATGAAGCATTGCCATAGTAAACGCGCGCAATACCATTACTGAGATCTTCAATGCTGCTAAAGCGATATTCACCTTCGTTGTGTTGCACGAACATATTGAATACATCGAGTTCTTCACGCTCATATCCGAAATAAAGCTCATGCTCATCAAGGTAATAGGTACCTGCAAGTTTCAGAGAAAGGTTATCGTACTTTAATTTGTTTGCTTGACGAGAATCATCCGGACCTAAGTAAACAGTGACATCATCGACATTTACTTGAAACTCACCAAAACCAGATGCTTTATCTAGCGATAATTGACGGTTATCAAGCTCTGAATAACCAATACGGACTTCGGTCGAAAACACATCGCTCCAATCTGAATAGATTGAAGTAACAAAGGAGTTGAGCTCTGCGCCACGTTCATAGAAATGGTTTGATAAAGATAGCCTATCAGAACCAGAATCAGATTGAGACAAAGAAAAGCCATCGTTATAGTTATATACGAAGCTTGCACGATGATCGTCGTTGATGTTCCAGTCTAGTTTTACCAGTAGCTTTTCATCTTCTACAGGCAAACTTGGGATCATACCGCCGGCATCATAACCGTATTTTTCTTGCGTTATAGCGGTGATACGGTCGATGCTGGCCTGACTGATTTTTCCATTTGCGAACGGTGTATATTCGAAGATCTCTGATCCTTCTAACTTTTCATAGCTTGTAAATAGGAACAGTGAGTCTTTAATCAGCGGTAGGCCGACGTTAAAACCGTAACGTTTCTCGTCATAATCGCCAATATTTTGTTTTTGGCCATCAATTTTATCACCAGATAGCGAATCACTGGTATAGTCAAAAAATAGACCACCCGTTAATGTGTTCGTACCTGACTTTGTTACGGCATTGATGTTACACGAAGTAAAGCCTCCGTATTGAACATCGAATGGCGCAAGTTCTACAGCGACTTGATCAATAGAATCAAAAGAAAAAGGCATACGCTCAGTTGGGTAACCATTGCTATTCAAGCCAAAGTTATCGTTCATTCGCATACCATCAACAGTTAAACTGTTGAACCTAGGATTACCTCCTGCACATAAAATAGCGCCTGAACTGCTCTCATCTACGTAGATTCTAGGGTCAGTACGTACAATATCTTTCAAATCACGATTAATCGCAGGCTTATTTTGTAATTCAGCCAGAGAAAAGTGAGATGCGGGACCTGTTCCGCCAGATTGTGCAGTTAAAGGACGTCCAGTCACCACTATTTGCTCAATGTCTTGTAGTGATTGCAGTTGAACTGAAACAGGGTAGGTTTTACCTAAAGATAGATAAACATCATCAACTCTAGTATCTTCAAATTTATCAGAGTCAATAATAATTTGATAAGGACCACCAACGCGAAGGCCTTTTGCAGAGAATACACCGCTTTCATTTACTGTGGCTGTTTTTACGGAGCCCGAAGGGGTATGAATAATTGTTATTTTTGTACCAGTAGCTGGATTACCCATAGGGCCTACGACTTGACCTTTTAAGCTAGAAGCTGTGTCGTTTGCGTGAGCAAAGCCGCTTGCAGCTAAACTTGCTGCAATAGCAAGAGACAGTGCTGTTTTGCGTAAAAGAGTATTCATTATGTTGTTTCCCGTATATTTCAGAACTTACTAAAGTTATTTTATAATCGCAGTGTTAGAAGTCTTTTTTAATGCTTCTTTTAATGGCTGCGATTCCTTATCAAAAATTTGATTTAATAAACCAGCTAATCTAATTCCGCCTTGTTGCAGTCTAAATTTAACTGTTGGCATATATTTATAAATGTAACCGTAACTTATTTCAGTTTCATTGCTGTTATAAACTTTTTCGGCAATATTATTTGACTCAAGCAACCAGTCGGCTGGTGAGCTGTCTAAGTATTCAGCAATTATTTCATTATTTTTGATTTGAATAAAACGTGTAAATTCTGTAAATGAAAGATTTTCATTTTCGATTAATTTGGTGTCCCAGGTACTGTGTAGGTTTGAGTCACTACCAAAAAACTTTACTTTAATCATGTTTCCGCCGCGATCCTTGCCTCTGCCGGCATGGAAAGGTTGGTGACTATCGCCGACAAGGTGGACAAGGAAGCGCAATGCAAAACGTTTTTCGTCTATGGATTTGGAGTCGGATTGGAGAGTGTTAATAGAGTAATAAATGCCATCTAGAATATTTTTTACTTTTTCTTTATCGTCTAGATTTGAATGGACATGTTGGTGCATGTTTTTAGGGTCTTCGATATTGATGTAATGCCATTTCGAAGATTGTTTGCGCCAAAACGTGCTTGGATCCGACCGCATTTCATCTGCCCAAGTAGATATCTCCGCTAGTGAGTCACCTTCTAATAAGGGTTGAATAGCAACACGCGTCTGCTCGGTTAAGTGTGCTTCAGCTAGCTCACCGATAATTCTGTGGCCATTTTGGCCCCATGCGTACGCATTTGACGCAGTGAACGTCATTCCTACCGCAAAAAGTAATGACAAGCTTTTACGTAACATTTGTATCTCTTGTAGAAAAGGGAACAATCTTCCCAACCAAAAAGTGAGGCCAATTGTCCGCATTTTTCAACAAAATAAAAGGACTCAATAAGATTCATAATTTCCTGTCAATAAAGTAATAAATTCAATTATTTATAGGTTATTAGTAAAATTACCTATTGCAATGAGTAAAGAAAATTGATCTAATAGAAGTCAAGAAAGGGTAGGTTATTCCAATTAGTGATACATAGTAACATTTTGACTGGTAAATCAACAATTGTATCTTTGTTGTTTATAAGCGCATTATTGTGCTGGGTTTTAGGGGCTCGATTAATATCGGCAAAGCCCCTCATTCTTGATCCTGTTGTTCAGTACTCAAATACCTGCAAAACACGTTCAGTGTCTAATATCAATACTTTGAAAATACATGTTCCGATTAAGAGTCTTGCGTTAGATGTATTAGTTCGAGCCTGTGAGGATGAGGTTGTGACCAGACAGTATGGACAAGTGAAAGTGTATTGGGGAGGGAGCTTAGCTGAACAAATTGAATTCTTAGCAAAGGGGATAGCCGATCTTATTTTAACGAAAGATAATATCATGTCGGCTCTGATGGCTGAATCAACGCATAGTTATAAGCCTGTCATAGGGTATCCGGCCTATTCTGCCTTTTTCATTTCAAACACAGAAAAACCCCGACTATCTAAATCTTATTTCTTAGATAAAAAAATAGGTTTGCTTGACTATCCTACAAGCCGCTCTGGTCATATATTGCCCAAAAGTGCGTTTAAAGAATTAGATATAGATATTAATGCGCTCGATATTACCTATTTGAGCTCGCATCAAGCACTCCGCGATCGTTTAGCGGCTGGCGAAGTCGATATTATTGCATCTTACTGGTCCGAAGAAGATGATAAACGTTTCTCTAAGAATTACATAACGCCAATTGCAAATAATGTCAGTGGAAGTAAATGGTATTTAAAAATGAGCAACAATAACACTGATTTGGCTTGTGCAATGCAAGGAGTTATTAACCAAGTAGCGCAATTAAGAACATCTAGT
Encoded proteins:
- a CDS encoding TonB-dependent receptor, producing the protein MKNVRLTKVAGALALALGVSASAYAADTSSAMRGKITTPTGEAAANVKVTVIHEPTGTTSTFLTNESGTFIAKGLRVGGPYRVILDSNKYSDTQLDNIYLELGDTHRLNNQLQPLQQIEKIEVTGYKLVQQAGGSSSVFGADTIENVPSFNNDIKDIARLNPLASINGNGELTIAGNNPRTNGLTVDGIGQNDDFGLNFGGYPTAQPPVALDAIEQISVDTSPFSAKKGNFGGGTINAVTKSGSNEYTFTGFYETSTPSLAGKLDNISEAKYKEDVKDADGKVIHRAGSNILDQDGHKTFEVASTDPIVTEKRLGFSTGGAIIKDKLFYFVNYNSWKQEMDMDYGFDGSGTAHEFDVSENDYNKFITTLNSVYGIEDGFGGNPEDTSDSVLIKLSWNISDLHRADFTYQWQDEEDARGFATGGETVSMASSRYTYTTKFDNFAAKLYSDWSDDFSTEIGLAYKNVTNDSVTNSDLGTIKVYLNGDRGAGFQFGRDVYRHVNESETETFAFTLDATYLMGDHEINFGGQYESKRLYNLFGEDSRGSWTFGSIQDFENKKLFLNKYDDYKFSYTNAYTNDVNDLAYDATREQLALYIEDKFYVTDDLEMTAGVRYERLSSSDKPTLNTAFQETYGYTNQENLDGADIILPRIGFKYYATESLTINGGVGRFHGGIPNVWFNNPFQKDGLTQVSANQDAINDYFAGVEQVDFTRVPQPIQDSLQQGAGSTAYTDPNFELPSSIRAQVGFEYDFDSELLGDGFKWTAELAYHNKQDEAVWHNTSITPKLDENGNIVRSATGRIIYDNKYSGELRDNYDIMMTNADEDARSIILSTAIAKEWDNGLYVSASYTNQDVEDVSPGSASQADGNYKHATTHSRNVDLVGRGHYEVEHSFKINLRYTTEFFDGYASKFNVFFERRSGRPFSYTMGSYNDYDFGDTRDFARTSAYLAYIPSGPDDANVNWEQSDLSWNQLEALLNRAGITERGQLLDRNTGTQPWVTTMDVSFKQEIPGFYKDHKGELYFMIENFANLLNSDWGVEKKLSYSDQAVYDFGGLDDDGKLIIEPRYNGADVRNYSTIDKGASAWQAKIGIRYTF
- a CDS encoding TonB-dependent receptor; the encoded protein is MNTLLRKTALSLAIAASLAASGFAHANDTASSLKGQVVGPMGNPATGTKITIIHTPSGSVKTATVNESGVFSAKGLRVGGPYQIIIDSDKFEDTRVDDVYLSLGKTYPVSVQLQSLQDIEQIVVTGRPLTAQSGGTGPASHFSLAELQNKPAINRDLKDIVRTDPRIYVDESSSGAILCAGGNPRFNSLTVDGMRMNDNFGLNSNGYPTERMPFSFDSIDQVAVELAPFDVQYGGFTSCNINAVTKSGTNTLTGGLFFDYTSDSLSGDKIDGQKQNIGDYDEKRYGFNVGLPLIKDSLFLFTSYEKLEGSEIFEYTPFANGKISQASIDRITAITQEKYGYDAGGMIPSLPVEDEKLLVKLDWNINDDHRASFVYNYNDGFSLSQSDSGSDRLSLSNHFYERGAELNSFVTSIYSDWSDVFSTEVRIGYSELDNRQLSLDKASGFGEFQVNVDDVTVYLGPDDSRQANKLKYDNLSLKLAGTYYLDEHELYFGYEREELDVFNMFVQHNEGEYRFSSIEDLSNGIARVYYGNASSHNPEDAAGEFKYALNTLYFQDKFDFIDYDMTITAGVRYDWYTSDDVPAYNPNFEQRFGFSNQQNLDGVDLLQPRLGVNWTYNDQLELRGGIGLYSGGNPNVWISNSYSNDGIRNIQTDKKNLQLLGPNAVAFVGDGKAGFDIPKELYDTVSAGGADDSTNVTDPDFEIPSEWKLSLGATYVTESDYVFSVDYLYTDKQDSAVIKNITLASDETAPDGRPIYNDKLHSRESDLMLTNVSGDDGYSHVLSFGMNKSFDNGIDLALSYAYTVAKDVHPMGSSVAFSNYHRIATADPQNPEVATSDYEVPHRATMSLSYKTELFDGLETRFSLFGQASMTNPYSYTFNNTGMFGYADEKRDLLYVPSEGDQRVVYGEEFDKAAFDSWIGREGLSRGQIQDRNSQDGEWFVTFDLKVEQEFGGFADGHKGSAFFVIKNVGNLLNDDWGTLERGTSMQNAVTASINDNGQYVFEKFNNPSGTDFEIKPSLYEIRFGVKYNF
- a CDS encoding S1/P1 nuclease translates to MLRKSLSLLFAVGMTFTASNAYAWGQNGHRIIGELAEAHLTEQTRVAIQPLLEGDSLAEISTWADEMRSDPSTFWRKQSSKWHYINIEDPKNMHQHVHSNLDDKEKVKNILDGIYYSINTLQSDSKSIDEKRFALRFLVHLVGDSHQPFHAGRGKDRGGNMIKVKFFGSDSNLHSTWDTKLIENENLSFTEFTRFIQIKNNEIIAEYLDSSPADWLLESNNIAEKVYNSNETEISYGYIYKYMPTVKFRLQQGGIRLAGLLNQIFDKESQPLKEALKKTSNTAIIK
- a CDS encoding PhnD/SsuA/transferrin family substrate-binding protein codes for the protein MTGKSTIVSLLFISALLCWVLGARLISAKPLILDPVVQYSNTCKTRSVSNINTLKIHVPIKSLALDVLVRACEDEVVTRQYGQVKVYWGGSLAEQIEFLAKGIADLILTKDNIMSALMAESTHSYKPVIGYPAYSAFFISNTEKPRLSKSYFLDKKIGLLDYPTSRSGHILPKSAFKELDIDINALDITYLSSHQALRDRLAAGEVDIIASYWSEEDDKRFSKNYITPIANNVSGSKWYLKMSNNNTDLACAMQGVINQVAQLRTSSYFDKVDRYWQCEALPYGFVGEEDGH